A genomic stretch from Suncus etruscus isolate mSunEtr1 chromosome 17, mSunEtr1.pri.cur, whole genome shotgun sequence includes:
- the LOC126033745 gene encoding MIT domain-containing protein 1-like, producing the protein MKKAENLKKYLDQEKEDGKYHKQIKIEENATGFCYESLFKEYLNETVTEVWIEDSYIRQPHQVNNFLRFCEMLIKKCKVKTIHLLTSLDFSCAVTQRSGLEEIKASLRNYGVLLEIEYSSLLHDREIRFNNGWIVKIGRGLDYFKRSKGQYSWEL; encoded by the exons ATGAAGAAAGCCGAAAATCTAAAGAAATACTTGgatcaagaaaaagaagatggaaaatatcACAAGCAAATTAAAATCGAAGAGAATGCAACAGGTTTCTGTTATGAGtc actttTTAAAGAATACCTTAATGAGACAGTGACAGAAGTGT ggatagAAGATTCTTATATTAGACAGCCACATCAGGTGAATAACTTTCTTCGATTTTGTGAGATGCTTATTAAGAAATGTAAAGTAAAAACTATTCATCTTCTCACGTCTCTGGATTTTAGCTGTGCAGTCACACAAAGGAGTGGTcttgaagaaataaaagcatCACTCAGAAATTACGGGGTGCTGTTGGAAATAGAATACTCCTCTTTATTACATGACCGAGAAATTAGGTTCAATAATGGTTGGATTGTTAAGATTGGCAGGGGActtgattattttaaaaggtCCAAGGGTCAATATTCTTGGGAATTATGA